In the genome of Nocardiopsis composta, one region contains:
- a CDS encoding PLP-dependent cysteine synthase family protein → MAESSEPLDGPVDRSCSRTRAWVDEAVRKVVADANRSADTHLHVFPLPESWGIDLYLKDESVHPTGSLKHRLARSLFLYGLSNGWIREGTTIVEASSGSTAVSEAYFARLIGLDFITVVPRSTSPEKIALIERYGGRCHFVDRPPEMYTEAERLAAETGGHYMDQFTYAERATDWRGNNNIAESVFEQLAMERHPIPEWIVVGAGTGGTSATIGRYLRYRRHHTRLAVVDPENSAFFPGWVTGARDYATGMPSRIEGIGRPRIEPSFVPDVIDLMLPVPDAASIAAMRHLESVTGLCAGGSTGTNLWGVWQLIARMLADGTRGSVVTLICDGGDRYRHSYYDDSWVAAQGMDLAPYTAALERFLASGEWSPPEKR, encoded by the coding sequence ATGGCAGAGTCCTCCGAACCGCTCGACGGCCCCGTCGACCGCTCCTGCTCGCGCACCCGGGCCTGGGTCGACGAGGCCGTCCGCAAGGTGGTCGCCGACGCGAACAGGTCGGCCGACACGCACCTGCACGTCTTCCCGCTGCCCGAGTCCTGGGGCATCGACCTCTACCTGAAGGACGAGTCGGTGCACCCCACCGGCAGCCTCAAGCACCGGCTGGCCCGGTCGCTCTTCCTCTACGGGCTGTCCAACGGCTGGATCCGCGAGGGCACCACGATCGTGGAGGCCAGCTCCGGCTCCACCGCGGTCTCCGAGGCCTACTTCGCCCGGCTGATCGGGCTGGACTTCATCACCGTGGTGCCGCGCTCCACCAGCCCGGAGAAGATCGCGCTGATCGAGCGGTACGGCGGCCGGTGCCACTTCGTCGACCGGCCACCGGAGATGTACACCGAGGCCGAGCGGCTGGCCGCGGAGACCGGCGGCCACTACATGGACCAGTTCACCTACGCCGAGCGGGCCACCGACTGGCGCGGCAACAACAACATCGCCGAGTCGGTCTTCGAGCAGCTGGCCATGGAGCGGCACCCCATCCCGGAGTGGATCGTGGTGGGCGCCGGGACCGGCGGCACCTCCGCCACCATCGGGCGCTATCTGCGCTACCGGCGGCACCACACCCGGCTGGCCGTGGTCGACCCGGAGAACTCCGCGTTCTTCCCCGGCTGGGTGACCGGGGCCCGGGACTACGCCACCGGCATGCCGTCCCGGATCGAGGGCATCGGGCGCCCGCGGATCGAACCGAGTTTCGTCCCCGACGTCATCGACCTGATGCTGCCGGTGCCCGACGCGGCGAGCATCGCCGCCATGCGCCACCTGGAGTCGGTCACCGGACTGTGCGCCGGCGGATCGACCGGCACCAACCTGTGGGGCGTCTGGCAGCTCATCGCCCGGATGCTCGCCGACGGGACCCGCGGCAGCGTGGTCACGCTGATCTGCGACGGCGGCGACCGCTACCGGCACAGCTACTACGACGACTCCTGGGTGGCGGCCCAGGGCATGGACCTGGCGCCCTACACCGCCGCCCTGGAGCGGTTCCTGGCCTCCGGCGAGTGGTCCCCGCCGGAGAAGCGCTGA
- a CDS encoding tetratricopeptide repeat protein: MQASTYETFAVGRSYFDLGDPIAAARVLEPLADREPESRSILELLGRSYFHSAQLTKAERTFRRLVELDPCDSWAHIALARSLERQNRDDEAAPHRRMHAAMSGGSLD; the protein is encoded by the coding sequence ATGCAGGCTTCCACCTACGAGACCTTCGCCGTCGGCCGGTCCTACTTCGACCTGGGAGACCCGATAGCGGCGGCCCGAGTGCTGGAGCCGCTGGCCGACCGCGAGCCGGAGAGCCGCTCCATCCTGGAGCTGCTCGGCCGCTCCTACTTCCACTCCGCCCAGCTCACCAAGGCGGAGCGGACCTTCCGCCGCCTGGTCGAGCTCGACCCCTGCGACAGCTGGGCGCACATCGCCCTGGCCCGCTCGCTGGAGCGGCAGAACCGCGACGACGAGGCCGCCCCGCACCGCAGGATGCACGCCGCGATGAGCGGCGGCTCGCTGGACTGA
- a CDS encoding type II toxin-antitoxin system VapB family antitoxin: MTKMLIDINEETLTRAAELLKTKTKKDTVNTALEETIARLERAEALIKLREMTAEGALDLELLKDKRNYRR; encoded by the coding sequence ATGACCAAGATGCTGATCGACATCAACGAGGAAACCCTCACCAGAGCCGCTGAACTCCTCAAGACGAAGACGAAAAAGGACACCGTCAACACCGCACTGGAGGAGACCATCGCCCGGCTGGAACGCGCCGAGGCTCTCATCAAGCTGAGGGAGATGACCGCCGAGGGCGCCCTCGACCTGGAGCTGCTCAAGGACAAGAGGAACTATCGGCGGTGA
- a CDS encoding DNA gyrase/topoisomerase IV subunit B yields the protein MTALTAAVHEPEDYSARHLSVLEGLEAVRKRPGMYIGSTDSRGLTHCMWEIIDNSVDEALGGFCTRIDVVLHADGSVEVRDNGRGIPVDAEPKSGLTGVELVMTKLHAGGKFGSGSYTASGGLHGVGASVVNALSARLDVEVDRGGRTHAMSFRRGIPGRFADAGPDAAFTAGSGLDQRGKIAKKTTGTRIRFWADRQIFLKEADIARESLLERARQTAFLIPGLTIAVRDERTEGEPPYAEEFRFDGGIGEFCSFLAPDEAISPVLRFQGSGTFNETVPVLDEMGHMTPTDVARTLDVDVALRWGSGYESTVRSFVNVIATPKGGTHITGFERALVRVVNDQLRATKLLKANDDAVTKEDVQEGLTAVVTVRLPEPQFEGQTKEILGTSAASRIVSAVVGNQLREFLSSTKRAEKQQARTVLEKIANAAKARLAARQQRETQRRKNALESSALPAKLVDCRSEGLDRSELFIVEGDSALGTAKLARDSEFQALLPIRGKILNVQKSSVGDMLKNAECAAILQVIGAGSGRTFDLDAARYGRVILMADADVDGAHIRCLLLTLFYRYMRPMLEAGRVYAAVPPLHRIELTNVRKKRGAKPEDRYIYTYSDAELQRTLLELEKKGRSWKEPVQRYKGLGEMDADQLAETTMDPRYRTLRRIRVDHAEEAAKVFDLLMGNEVAPRRRFIANGAQELDLDRIDT from the coding sequence GTGACCGCCCTTACCGCAGCCGTTCACGAGCCCGAGGACTACTCCGCGCGGCATCTCTCGGTCTTGGAAGGACTCGAGGCGGTCCGCAAGCGTCCCGGGATGTACATCGGGTCGACCGACAGCCGCGGCCTCACCCACTGCATGTGGGAGATCATCGACAACTCCGTCGACGAGGCCCTCGGCGGGTTCTGCACCCGCATCGACGTGGTGCTGCACGCCGACGGCTCGGTGGAGGTGCGCGACAACGGCCGCGGCATCCCGGTCGACGCCGAGCCCAAGTCCGGGCTGACCGGTGTCGAGCTGGTGATGACCAAGCTGCACGCCGGCGGCAAGTTCGGCTCCGGCTCCTACACCGCCTCCGGCGGCCTGCACGGCGTCGGCGCCTCGGTGGTCAACGCCCTCTCCGCCCGGCTCGACGTCGAGGTCGACCGGGGCGGCCGCACCCACGCGATGAGCTTCCGCCGGGGCATCCCCGGCCGCTTCGCCGACGCCGGCCCCGACGCCGCCTTCACCGCCGGCTCCGGGCTGGACCAGCGCGGCAAGATCGCGAAGAAGACCACCGGCACCCGGATCCGGTTCTGGGCCGACCGGCAGATCTTCCTGAAGGAGGCCGACATCGCGCGCGAGTCGCTGCTGGAGCGCGCGCGCCAGACCGCCTTCCTCATCCCCGGGCTGACCATCGCGGTGCGCGACGAGCGCACCGAGGGCGAGCCGCCCTACGCCGAGGAGTTCCGCTTCGACGGCGGCATCGGGGAGTTCTGCTCCTTCCTCGCCCCCGACGAGGCGATCAGCCCGGTGCTGCGCTTCCAGGGCAGCGGCACCTTCAACGAGACCGTCCCGGTGCTGGACGAGATGGGGCACATGACCCCCACCGACGTCGCGCGGACCCTCGACGTCGACGTCGCGCTGCGCTGGGGGAGCGGCTACGAGAGCACGGTGCGCTCGTTCGTGAACGTGATCGCCACCCCCAAGGGCGGCACCCACATCACCGGGTTCGAGCGGGCCCTGGTCCGGGTGGTCAACGACCAGCTGCGCGCCACCAAGCTGCTCAAGGCCAACGACGACGCGGTCACCAAGGAGGACGTCCAGGAAGGGCTCACCGCGGTGGTCACCGTGCGGCTGCCCGAGCCGCAGTTCGAGGGGCAGACCAAGGAGATCCTGGGCACCTCGGCGGCCTCGCGGATCGTCTCCGCGGTGGTCGGCAACCAGCTGCGCGAGTTCCTGTCCTCCACCAAGCGGGCGGAGAAGCAGCAGGCCCGCACCGTGCTGGAGAAGATCGCCAACGCGGCCAAGGCGCGGCTGGCCGCCCGGCAGCAGCGCGAGACCCAGCGGCGCAAGAACGCCCTGGAGAGCTCGGCCCTCCCGGCGAAGCTGGTGGACTGCCGCAGCGAAGGGCTGGACCGCAGCGAGCTGTTCATCGTCGAGGGGGACTCGGCGCTGGGCACCGCCAAGCTCGCCCGCGACTCGGAGTTCCAGGCGCTGCTGCCGATCCGCGGCAAGATCCTCAACGTGCAGAAGTCGTCGGTCGGCGACATGCTGAAAAACGCCGAGTGTGCGGCGATCCTGCAGGTCATCGGGGCGGGGTCGGGGCGCACCTTCGACCTGGACGCGGCCCGCTACGGCCGGGTCATCCTGATGGCCGACGCCGACGTGGACGGCGCGCACATCCGCTGCCTGCTGCTCACCCTGTTCTACCGGTACATGCGCCCGATGCTGGAGGCCGGCCGGGTCTACGCCGCGGTCCCGCCGCTGCACCGGATCGAGCTGACCAACGTCCGCAAGAAGCGCGGGGCCAAGCCCGAGGACCGCTACATCTACACCTACAGCGACGCCGAGCTGCAGCGCACCCTGCTCGAACTGGAGAAGAAGGGGCGCAGCTGGAAGGAGCCGGTGCAGCGGTACAAGGGCCTGGGCGAGATGGACGCCGACCAGCTCGCGGAGACCACCATGGACCCGCGCTACCGCACGCTGCGCCGGATCAGGGTGGACCACGCCGAGGAGGCGGCCAAGGTCTTCGACCTGCTGATGGGCAACGAGGTGGCGCCGCGCCGGCGGTTCATCGCCAACGGCGCCCAGGAGCTCGACCTGGACCGGATCGACACCTGA
- a CDS encoding PIN domain nuclease, which produces MTPATHLIDTSALARLFDKSSAPEVEPWAQAAIAGLIAVCPITELEFLYSAISPSHRAQMSEELGRLFLPVDLGDRCTSRALEVQRLLADASEHRSAGPVDLLVAACAELSGLTLLHYDRDFETIAKHTGQPTSWLAEPGSL; this is translated from the coding sequence GTGACCCCTGCAACACATCTGATCGACACGAGCGCCCTCGCCCGCCTCTTCGACAAGTCCAGCGCACCGGAGGTCGAACCGTGGGCTCAGGCCGCGATAGCCGGACTCATCGCCGTCTGCCCCATCACCGAGCTGGAGTTCCTCTACAGCGCGATATCTCCTTCGCACCGCGCGCAGATGTCCGAGGAGCTCGGGAGGCTCTTCCTTCCCGTAGACCTCGGCGACCGCTGCACCTCTCGGGCTCTCGAAGTGCAACGCCTGCTGGCCGATGCTTCAGAACACCGCAGCGCCGGCCCGGTCGACCTGCTGGTCGCCGCCTGCGCGGAGCTCTCCGGGCTCACCCTGCTGCATTACGATCGGGACTTCGAGACGATCGCGAAGCACACCGGGCAGCCGACCAGCTGGTTGGCCGAGCCCGGTTCGCTGTGA
- a CDS encoding RNA polymerase sigma factor, with amino-acid sequence MRRAFEEADIPMSQAQAVLRILTKEGVTLVVGAEESAPTRRKSTRRKAAAPKKSAATRTTTARAPRRAAAAQDQPETVTAVVDSGAAKGDAEPAEASEPKAAKKAAPKKTAAKTAAKGTAKTAAKKTTAKSAAKKGDDIALEAAEDADIDLDVDDDDLEDTGVELELVEDTGDDKPEPVGGPVAGTGSKPEAVGIPEKAAANTSEDEAFVLYDDDDDAPAAQVVAAGATADPVKDYLKQIGNVALLNAEQEVELAKRIEAGLFAEEKLAEEGGSLSVEFRDELEWIAEDGARAKKHLLEANLRLVVSLAKRYTGRGMLFLDLIQEGNLGLIRAVEKFDYTKGFKFSTYATWWIRQAITRAMADQARTIRIPVHMVEVINKLARVQRQMLQDLGREPTPEELAKELDMTPEKVVEVQKYGREPISLHTPLGEDGDSEFGDLIEDSEAIQPGEAVSFTLLQEQLHSVLDTLSEREAGVVSMRFGLTDGQPKTLDEIGKVYGVTRERIRQIESKTMSKLRHPSRSQVLRDYLD; translated from the coding sequence GTGCGCCGTGCCTTCGAAGAGGCCGACATCCCGATGTCGCAGGCCCAGGCCGTGCTCCGCATCCTGACCAAGGAGGGCGTCACCCTCGTGGTCGGGGCCGAGGAGTCCGCCCCCACGCGCCGCAAGTCCACCCGCCGCAAGGCGGCCGCGCCGAAGAAGAGCGCCGCGACCCGGACGACCACCGCCCGGGCCCCCCGGCGCGCGGCCGCCGCGCAGGACCAGCCGGAGACCGTGACCGCGGTCGTCGACTCCGGTGCGGCCAAGGGCGACGCGGAGCCCGCGGAGGCCTCCGAGCCGAAGGCGGCGAAGAAGGCGGCCCCGAAGAAGACCGCGGCCAAGACCGCGGCCAAGGGGACGGCCAAGACCGCGGCGAAGAAGACCACCGCCAAGTCCGCGGCCAAGAAGGGCGACGACATCGCCCTGGAGGCCGCCGAGGACGCCGACATCGACCTCGACGTCGATGACGACGACCTCGAGGACACCGGGGTCGAGCTGGAGCTCGTCGAGGACACCGGGGACGACAAGCCGGAGCCGGTGGGCGGCCCGGTCGCCGGGACCGGCAGCAAGCCGGAGGCCGTCGGCATCCCGGAGAAGGCCGCCGCGAACACCTCCGAGGACGAGGCGTTCGTCCTCTACGACGATGACGACGACGCCCCCGCCGCCCAGGTGGTCGCGGCCGGCGCCACCGCCGACCCGGTCAAGGACTACCTGAAGCAGATCGGCAACGTCGCGCTGCTCAACGCCGAGCAGGAGGTCGAGCTCGCCAAGCGGATCGAGGCCGGCCTGTTCGCCGAGGAGAAGCTCGCCGAGGAGGGCGGCTCGCTCAGCGTCGAGTTCCGCGACGAGCTGGAGTGGATCGCCGAGGACGGCGCCCGCGCCAAGAAGCACCTGCTGGAGGCCAACCTCCGCCTGGTGGTGTCGCTGGCCAAGCGCTACACCGGCCGCGGCATGCTCTTCCTGGACCTGATCCAGGAGGGCAACCTGGGCCTGATCCGCGCGGTGGAGAAGTTCGACTACACCAAGGGGTTCAAGTTCTCCACCTACGCGACCTGGTGGATCCGGCAGGCCATCACCCGGGCCATGGCCGACCAGGCGCGCACCATCCGCATCCCGGTGCACATGGTGGAGGTCATCAACAAGCTGGCCCGCGTCCAGCGGCAGATGCTGCAGGACCTGGGCCGGGAGCCCACCCCGGAGGAGCTCGCCAAGGAGCTCGACATGACCCCGGAGAAGGTCGTCGAGGTCCAGAAGTACGGCCGGGAGCCGATCTCGCTGCACACCCCGCTCGGCGAGGACGGGGACAGCGAGTTCGGTGACCTGATCGAGGACTCCGAGGCGATCCAGCCGGGCGAGGCGGTCAGCTTCACCCTGCTCCAGGAGCAGCTCCACTCGGTGCTGGACACCCTCTCCGAGCGCGAGGCCGGCGTGGTGTCCATGCGCTTCGGGCTGACCGACGGCCAGCCGAAGACCCTGGACGAGATCGGCAAGGTCTACGGGGTCACCCGTGAGCGGATCCGCCAGATAGAAAGCAAGACCATGTCGAAGCTGCGGCACCCGTCGCGGTCCCAGGTGCTCCGCGACTACCTGGACTGA
- the yaaA gene encoding peroxide stress protein YaaA, giving the protein MLILLPPSEGKAAAGEGPALELSGLALPEVNGAREAVLESLEALCAGPRERALEVLGLTAGQAGAVQRNLEARTAPTLRAAELYTGVLYDNLRLGELLAGPAAARTAESVLVFSGLWGVLGVNDRVPPYRLSMGVKLPPLGGLGAYWRSHLAGPLGKLAEERLIVDCRSAAYAAAFRPSGAAAERTAAVRVLKETASGGTVKRSVVSHMAKATRGAIAHTLLAQGRSPETPAELAEALNDLGHRAELTPPGRGGKASVLDVVVTD; this is encoded by the coding sequence ATGCTGATCCTGCTGCCCCCGTCGGAGGGGAAGGCGGCGGCGGGCGAGGGGCCCGCGCTGGAGCTGTCCGGACTCGCCCTGCCCGAGGTGAACGGGGCCCGGGAGGCCGTGCTGGAGTCGCTGGAGGCGCTGTGCGCCGGGCCGCGGGAGAGGGCCCTGGAGGTGCTGGGCCTCACCGCCGGCCAGGCCGGCGCGGTGCAGCGGAACCTGGAGGCGCGCACCGCCCCGACGCTGCGCGCGGCCGAGCTCTACACCGGGGTGCTCTACGACAACCTCCGGCTGGGCGAGCTGCTAGCCGGTCCGGCGGCCGCGCGGACCGCCGAGTCGGTGCTGGTCTTCTCCGGCCTGTGGGGGGTCCTCGGGGTGAACGACCGGGTACCGCCCTACCGGCTGTCGATGGGTGTGAAGCTGCCCCCGCTGGGCGGGCTCGGCGCCTACTGGCGCTCCCACCTGGCCGGGCCGCTCGGCAAGCTGGCCGAGGAGCGGCTGATCGTGGACTGCCGGTCGGCCGCCTACGCCGCGGCCTTCCGCCCCTCCGGCGCGGCCGCCGAGCGGACCGCCGCGGTGCGGGTGCTCAAGGAGACCGCCTCCGGCGGGACGGTGAAGCGCTCGGTGGTCAGCCACATGGCGAAGGCGACCCGCGGTGCGATCGCGCACACCCTGCTCGCCCAGGGGCGCTCCCCCGAGACCCCGGCCGAGCTGGCCGAGGCCCTGAACGACCTGGGGCACCGCGCCGAGCTGACCCCGCCCGGGCGCGGCGGCAAGGCATCGGTGCTGGACGTCGTCGTCACCGACTGA
- a CDS encoding RDD family protein, which yields MASPGDTDVVGRRIVQYIVDGFLSSLLPGLAYLALFPLAFAPTEPDGSLRNPALALIAMLVVVVLWIAIYIGYWVVWPAKAGGRTLGMRLLGIKVVRAEGGEPSMAQHFVRWILLLVDGLFAGLVGLIVILASDRRQRVGDMAAGTLVVRD from the coding sequence ATGGCCTCGCCGGGCGACACCGACGTCGTCGGCCGCCGGATCGTGCAGTACATCGTGGACGGGTTCCTCTCCTCGCTCCTGCCGGGTCTGGCCTACCTGGCGCTCTTCCCGCTGGCCTTCGCGCCCACCGAACCGGACGGGTCGCTGCGCAACCCGGCCCTGGCGCTGATCGCGATGCTGGTCGTGGTGGTGCTGTGGATCGCCATCTACATCGGCTACTGGGTGGTGTGGCCGGCCAAGGCCGGCGGCCGGACCCTGGGCATGCGGCTGCTCGGGATCAAGGTGGTCCGGGCCGAGGGCGGCGAGCCGAGCATGGCCCAGCACTTCGTCCGCTGGATCCTGCTGCTGGTGGACGGGCTCTTCGCCGGCCTGGTCGGCCTGATCGTCATCCTGGCCTCCGACCGCCGGCAGCGGGTCGGCGACATGGCCGCCGGGACCCTGGTGGTGCGGGACTGA
- a CDS encoding DUF7455 domain-containing protein, translating to MTGTLAPTQPLTAADRCDRCGAQAYVRVLLNSGGELLFCAHHMRKHDEEIRKIAADIQDETGRLQETPATSPDGEQ from the coding sequence GTGACTGGAACCCTTGCCCCCACCCAGCCGCTGACGGCTGCTGACCGTTGCGACCGCTGTGGTGCGCAGGCCTACGTCCGCGTGCTGCTCAACTCCGGCGGTGAACTGCTCTTCTGCGCTCACCACATGCGCAAGCACGACGAAGAGATCCGCAAGATCGCCGCGGACATCCAGGACGAGACCGGCCGACTCCAGGAGACCCCGGCCACTTCTCCCGACGGGGAGCAGTAA